The Mercurialis annua linkage group LG2, ddMerAnnu1.2, whole genome shotgun sequence genome contains a region encoding:
- the LOC126669638 gene encoding uncharacterized protein LOC126669638 produces the protein MNSNYGKGSSGSLNNFNFDFGIGSNRPNQMNQTSTTQPKPAWQPNKPSWTHQPAPTQSGLNGPAAMVGDIYGKSWNSTGSGSGIGIAEKNPNLFGDLVSSALGQGHKGNNNVPLKKVTPASNHSSYSMGNLANSLPKTGNSANVNVNVNASGSGIGNANISSSRSSNIGGPSMKNTMSASRVGGGMSGGNGDPFGSLVDFGSKQQSGSLNSVGKSSAKTSSSENDGFGVFQNATKSSAAAAPSSGFGANSFEFMGSNASSNIGDFGMPKMDFASQKQTPVQTASVDSFDILFPSSSAAPTIASGGLGGKQFSELDDWGVDSDFGGGVVDDVGGSTTELEGLPPPPAGVTASAAKNKGVDNQKQGQYADAIKWLSWAVVLFEKSGSSASTAEVLSCRASCYKEVGEYKKAVADCTKVLEDDDANVSVLVQRALLYESMEKYKLGAEDLRTVLRIDPTNRVARSTVHRLTKMIDS, from the exons atgaattcCAATTACGGAAAAGGCTCATCTGGGTCATTAAACAATTTCAATTTCGATTTCGGAATCGGTTCAAACCGACCCAATCAAATGAATCAAACCTCAACTACGCAACCAAAGCCAGCTTGGCAACCGAATAAACCTTCGTGGACTCATCAACCGGCTCCTACTCAATCGGGTTTGAATGGACCCGCCGCTATGGTGGGTGATATATATGGCAAGAGCTGGAATTCAACGGGTTCGGGTTCGGGGATTGGGATTGCCGAGAAGAATCCGAATTTGTTTGGGGATCTTGTTAGCTCTGCTTTGGGGCAGGGACATAAAGGTAATAATAATGTTCCTTTGAAAAAAGTTACACCTGCATCTAATCATAGTTCATATTCAATGGGAAATTTGGCTAATTCATTGCCTAAAACTGGTAATTCTGCAAATGTTAATGTTAATGTTAATGCTAGTGGTAGTGGCATTGGTAATGCTAATATTAGTAGCAGTAGAAGTTCTAATATCGGCGGCCCGTCGATGAAAAATACGATGAGCGCAAGTCGAGTTGGAGGAGGAATGAGTGGTGGAAATGGGGATCCATTTGGTTCTTTGGTTGATTTTGGATCGAAACAGCAGTCGGGTAGTCTTAATTCTGTTGGTAAAAGTAGTGCCAAGACGAGTTCTAGCGAGAATGATGGATTTGGCGTTTTTCAAAATGCTACGAAATCGAGTGCCGCGGCAGCCCCGTCGAGTGGTTTTGGTGCAAACAGTTTTGAGTTTATGGGATCAAATGCCAGTTCCAACATTGGTGATTTTGGGATGCCTAAAATGGATTTTGCTTCTCAGAAGCAGACTCCTGTTCAAACTGCTAGTGTGGATTCGTTTGATATATTATTTCCCTCTTCCTCGGCAGCTCCTACAATAGCATCTGGAGGATTAGGCGGGAAGCAGTTCTCGGAACTTGATGATTGGGGAGTggattcagactttggaggaggTGTTGTGGATGATGTGGGTGGTAGCACCACAGAGCTAGAAGGGCTTCCACCTCCTCCCGCTGGGGTCACAGCTTCTGCAGCGAAGAATAAGGGCGTGGATAATCAAAAGCAGGGACAATATGCAGATGCTATCAAGTGGTTGTCTTGGGCTGTAGTACTTTTTGAGAAAAGCGGTAGTAGCGCTTCCACTGCGGAGGTTCTGTCTTGCAGGGCTTCATGTTATAAGGAAGTTGGAGAATATAAGAAGGCAGTGGCCGATTGTACCAAG GTGCTCGAAGATGATGATGCAAATGTTTCGGTTCTTGTACAACGTGCACTCCTGTATGAAAGTATGGAGAAGTACAAACTTGGGGCAGAAGACCTGAGGACAGTTCTGAGGATTGATCCTACTAATCGGGTTGCAAGGAGTACTGTTCATCGCTTAACTAAAATGATAGACTCGTGA
- the LOC126670698 gene encoding multiple organellar RNA editing factor 3, mitochondrial encodes MAYLTARRSIASLLNRTLNSSSSLSPSISPSSHSRFIFSLLNKSVLPQLQPNSIANPTRFKTSRSGYSPLNDPSPNWTNRPPKETILLDGCDYEHWLIVMEFASDPKPSEEEMINSYVKTLASVLGSEEEAKKKIYSVSTKTYTGFGALISEELSYKVKGLPGVQWVLPDSYLDVPNKDYGGDLFVDGKVIHRPMYHFNQNNRQQTRNRPRQRYDRRNESMQVERREPLQRQSAGPSLPQPPTHGQAQGGSAGGPTNPGQANPVT; translated from the exons ATGGCGTATCTGACCGCACGGCGGAGCATAGCGTCGCTGCTTAACCGAACTctaaattcttcttcttctttatcacCGTCAATTTCCCCCTCTTCACATTCACGATTCATTTTTtccttactaaacaaatccgtACTCCCACAACTCCAACCAAACTCTATCGCCAACCCGACCCGGTTCAAAACATCCCGTTCGGGTTACTCGCCATTAAACGACCCGTCACCGAACTGGACCAACCGGCCACCGAAGGAAACAATTTTGCTCGATGGGTGTGACTACGAACACTGGCTTATCGTCATGGAATTTGCAAGTGACCCGAAACCCAGTGAAGAGGAGATGATTAATTCTTATGTTAAAACCCTAGCTTCAGTTTTGGGCAG TGAGGAAGAGGCAAAGAAGAAGATTTACTCGGTTTCTACTAAAACTTATACTGGTTTTGGTGCTCTGATATCTGAGGAGCTTTCTTATAAGGTTAAAG GTCTCCCTGGTGTTCAATGGGTTTTACCAGATTCATATCTCGATGTTCCTAATAAGGATTATGGAG GGGATTTATTTGTGGACGGGAAGGTTATTCACAGGCCTATGTATCATTTCAACCAGAATAACAGACAGCAGACTAGGAATAGGCCTCGTCAAAGGTATGACAGGCGCAACGAGTCAATGCAAGTTGAGAGGCGAGAACCATTGCAAAGACAAAGCGCAGGACCATCTCTTCCGCAACCTCCAACCCATGGTCAAGCTCAGGGCGGAAGCGCAGGGGGTCCTACGAACCCAGGGCAGGCTAACCCGGTTACATGA